The following coding sequences lie in one Salvelinus fontinalis isolate EN_2023a chromosome 21, ASM2944872v1, whole genome shotgun sequence genomic window:
- the LOC129819152 gene encoding heat shock protein 30-like — translation MLCSRGFQSSLSPLTDFYWPVHSLWPEVRPLLSQRDLLQRNLLEIKNSLELMEKLQQHIFEELDNVPSSVAIQPVSYKMDKEGDGFALTLDTKDFSPEELSVKQVGRKLKVSGKTEKKLDDGEGSYSYRCQEFRQELYLPEGVNPETVTCSLAHDGKLHIQAPNNPLSGEEELAERVVPINFSLDVKTPQFLSNTEGSTTDTQKKQENTISHED, via the coding sequence ATGCTGTGTTCCCGGGGATTCCAGTCTTCCCTAAGCCCCTTGACGGACTTCTACTGGCCTGTGCACAGTCTATGGCCAGAGGTCCGACCTCTTCTCAGCCAGCGGGATCTACTGCAGAGAAACCTGCTAGAGATCAAGAACAGTCTGGAGCTGATGGAGAAACTCCAGCAGCACATCTTTGAAGAGTTGGACAATGTCCCATCCTCAGTGGCCATCCAACCAGTCTCCTACAAGATGGATAAAGAGGGAGACGGCTTTGCCCTGACACTGGACACTAAAGACTTTTCCCCAGAGGAGTTGTCTGTCAAGCAGGTGGGCAGGAAGCTGAAAGTCAGTGGGAAGACAGAGAAGAAGCTGGATGACGGGGAAGGCTCCTACTCTTACAGATGTCAAGAGTTCAGACAAGAGTTATATCTGCCTGAAGGGGTGAATCCTGAGACAGTCACCTGCTCCCTGGCTCATGACGGGAAGCTCCACATCCAGGCACCAAATAATCCATTATCTGGTGAGGAGGAGTTGGCAGAGAGAGTGGTGCCCATCAACTTTAGCCTGGATGTGAAAACCCCACAATTCCTGTCAAACACAGAGGGAAGCACCACCGACACACAGAAGAAACAAGAGAACACCATTTCACATGAGGACTGA
- the LOC129819151 gene encoding heat shock protein 30-like, with product MLCSRGFQSSLSPLTDFYWPVRSLWPEVRPLLSQRDLLQRNLLEIKNSLELMEKLQQHIFEELDNVPSSVAIQPVSYKMDKEGDGFALTLDTKDFSPEELSVKQVGRKLKVSGKTEKKLDDGEGSYSYRCQEFRQELYLPEGVNPETVTCSLAHDGKLHIQAPKNPLSGEEELAERVVPINCSLDVKPPQFLSNTEGSTTDTQKKQENTISHED from the coding sequence ATGCTGTGTTCCCGAGGATTCCAGTCTTCCCTCAGCCCATTGACGGACTTCTACTGGCCTGTGCGCAGTCTATGGCCAGAGGTCCGACCTCTTCTCAGCCAGCGGGATCTACTGCAGAGAAACCTGCTAGAGATCAAGAACAGTCTGGAGCTGATGGAGAAACTCCAGCAGCACATCTTTGAAGAGTTGGACAATGTCCCATCCTCAGTGGCCATCCAACCAGTCTCCTACAAGATGGATAAAGAGGGAGACGGCTTTGCCCTGACACTGGACACTAAAGACTTTTCCCCAGAGGAGTTGTCTGTCAAGCAGGTGGGCAGGAAGCTGAAAGTCAGTGGGAAGACAGAGAAGAAGCTGGATGATGGGGAAGGCTCCTACTCTTACAGATGTCAAGAGTTCAGACAAGAGTTATATCTGCCTGAAGGGGTGAATCCTGAGACAGTCACCTGCTCCCTGGCTCATGACGGGAAGCTCCACATCCAGGCACCAAAGAATCCATTATCTGGTGAGGAGGAGTTGGCAGAGAGAGTGGTGCCCATCAACTGTAGCCTGGATGTGAAACCCCCACAATTCCTGTCAAACACAGAGGGAAGCACCACCGACACACAGAAGAAACAAGAGAACACCATTTCACATGAGGACTGA
- the LOC129818710 gene encoding LOW QUALITY PROTEIN: heat shock protein 30-like (The sequence of the model RefSeq protein was modified relative to this genomic sequence to represent the inferred CDS: substituted 1 base at 1 genomic stop codon) translates to MLCSRGFQSSLSPLTDFYWPVRSLWPEVRPLLSQRDLLQRNLLEIKSSLELMEKLQQHIFEELDNVPSSVAIQPVSYKMDKXGDGFVLTLDTKDFSPEELSVKQVGRKLKVSGKTEKKLDDGEGSYSYRCQEFRQELYLPEGVNPETVTCSLAHDGKLHIQAPKNPLSGEEEVAERVVPINCRLDVKTPQFLSNTEGSTTDTQKKQENTISHED, encoded by the coding sequence ATGCTGTGTTCCCGAGGATTCCAGTCTTCCCTCAGCCCCTTGACGGACTTCTACTGGCCTGTGCGCAGTCTATGGCCAGAGGTCCGACCTCTTCTCAGCCAGCGGGATCTACTGCAGAGAAACCTGCTAGAGATCAAGAGCAGTCTGGAGCTGATGGAGAAACTCCAGCAGCACATCTTTGAAGAGTTGGACAATGTCCCATCCTCAGTGGCCATCCAACCAGTCTCCTATAAGATGGATAAATAGGGAGACGGCTTTGTCCTGACACTGGACACTAAAGACTTTTCCCCAGAGGAGCTGTCTGTCAAGCAGGTGGGCAGGAAACTGAAAGTCAGTGGGAAGACAGAGAAGAAGCTGGATGATGGGGAAGGCTCCTACTCTTACAGATGCCAAGAGTTCAGACAAGAGTTATATCTGCCTGAAGGTGTGAATCCTGAGACAGTCACCTGCTCCCTGGCTCATGACGGGAAGCTCCACATCCAGGCACCAAAGAATCCATTATCTGGTGAGGAGGAGGTGGCAGAGAGAGTGGTGCCCATCAACTGTAGACTGGATGTGAAAACCCCACAATTCCTGTCAAACACAGAGGGAAGCACCACCGACACACAGAAGAAACAAGAGAACACCATTTCACATGAGGACTGA